A genome region from Pangasianodon hypophthalmus isolate fPanHyp1 chromosome 11, fPanHyp1.pri, whole genome shotgun sequence includes the following:
- the mical2a gene encoding F-actin-monooxygenase mical2b isoform X7, whose product MGEMEDEKSQAGRMFETFIQASTCKSTLQAFNVMCTYLELDPLEHDSFYSSLKSRLTCWKAKALWSKLDKRASHKEYKKGEACVGTKCLIIGGGPCGLRTAIELAFLGAKVVVIEKRDTFSRNNVLHLWPFTIHDLRGLGAKKFYGKFCAGAIDHISIRQLQLMLLKIALILGVEFHINVEFVKLLEPPEDQENEGPGWKAEIRPSDHPIADFDFDVVVGADGRRNTLEGFRRKEFRGKLAIAITANFINRNTTAEAKVEEISGVAFIFNQKFFQDLRQETGIDLENIVYYKDNTHYFVMTAKKQSLLDKGVIIHDYIDTEALLSSDNVNQEALLCYAREAADYATHYQLPTLEYAMNHLDQPDVAMFDFTCMYASENAALVRERFGHQLLVALVGDSLLEPFWPMGTGCARGFLAAFDTAWMIKSWAQGRGPLEVLAERESLYRLLPQTTPENIAKNFDQYTIDPGTRYPNLNSNCVRPHQVRNYYMCGELKTCSLERAATIRRPVNLARRESEIRPSRLLTWCQKQTEGYQGVSVTDLSSSWTSGLAFCALIHRFRSHLIDYDSLNEEDSAKNVQLAFDTAEKEFGIKPFTTGKELASGQEPDKNSMVTYLSKFYELFRGTPLPSSDSRREIGGNNEECTEKASQPVYRSMSFTQPRKRIPKDDKKVEDNDSFFKRRRRTVCSFLEQENNVSGQNTASERQELKENKVKFMASQLLAKFEESTPSCTLRRQRKVQTENTREFRRKSIKEKAVHLSSLFSGNNIVPRQPEVQPPKKDIQRDSVNGSHMLSSNRSTSSLTCEKETEMTQWKRDRNIKTFKKTAINLPHSSSLLPPSQCSPTSSCSFPSSKPQHLGMLLSKRDTKGETENNSHVRTVGKVSLVVEARAERLLTLYENDHRPKDACLTSPGSLRREFPQSLGDVCYACKKRVYVVERLSAEGLFFHRECFRCDTCSAPLCQGGQAFDSEQGKLYCKLHFSQRKCAIKRGRMLEPQMPSESTTQKSASPSPAESDSSSAQSPGTLSSVLRRSLLWPLHVSRAVCATPRRVCNWLGGKAQALGQHLRENADDYTILYELLSVGVPLLVALYEILLQMHAETGPLDLQPLQQWLEQHLGRGFLT is encoded by the exons TGCTTGATAATCGGAGGAGGACCCTGTGGTCTGCGTACTGCTATAGAGCTGGCTTTCCTTGGTGCCAAAGTAGTGGTGATCGAGAAGAGAGACACATTTTCCAGGAACAATGTTCTGCACCTGTGGCCCTTCACCATCCATGACCTCAGAGGCCTGGGGGCTAAGAAGTTTTACGGCAAGTTCTGTGCGGGCGCCATAGACCACATCA GTATTCGGCAACTCCAGCTCATGCTCCTGAAGATTGCGCTGATTTTGGGGGTTGAGTTCCACATCAATGTGGAGTTTGTAAAGCTTCTGGAGCCTCCAGAAGACCAGGAAAACGAGG GGCCTGGTTGGAAGGCGGAGATCCGGCCATCAGATCATCCTATAGCTGACTTTGATTTCGATGTTGTGGTCGGGGCTGATGGGAGACGAAACACACTTGAAG GTTTCAGACGGAAGGAGTTCCGCGGGAAACTGGCCATCGCCATTACAGCCAACTTTATCAACAGGAACACGACAGCAGAGGCCAAAGTGGAGGAAATCAGTGGCGTGGCCTTCATCTTCAACCAGAAGTTCTTCCAGGACCTCAGACAGGAGACgg GCATTGACTTGGAGAACATTGTGTACTACAAAGACAACACGCACTACTTCGTCATGACGGCTAAAAAGCAGAGTCTTCTGGATAAGGGAGTCATCATTCAT GATTATATCGACACGGAGGCTCTGCTCAGCAGTGACAACGTGAACCAGGAGGCTCTGCTATGCTATGCACGGGAGGCTGCTGACTACGCCACGCATTACCAGCTGCCCACACTGGAGTACGCCATGAATCACCTCGACCAGCCAGATGTAGCCATGTTCGACTTTACCTGTATGTATGCCTCAGAAAACGCCGCACTGGTCAGAGAGAGGTTTGGACATCAGCTGCTGGTGGCACTGGTGGGAGATAGTCTGCTGGAG CCTTTCTGGCCCATGGGTACAGGGTGTGCCCGTGGCTTCTTGGCAGCCTTTGATACAGCCTGGATGATCAAGAGCTGGGCACAGGGCAGAGGGCCACTGGAAGTGCTAGCTGAGAG GGAGAGTCTTTACCGACTGCTACCTCAAACAACACCTGAAAATATCGCCAAGAACTTCGATCAGTACACCATAGATCCTGGAACACGTTATCCCAACCTCAACTCCAACTGTGTCAGACCACACCAG GTCCGTAACTATTACATGTGCGGTGAACTGAAGACCTGCTCCTTGGAACGAGCTGCTACCATACGGCGCCCAGTTAATCTGGCACGACGAG AATCTGAgatcaggcccagcaggttgcTGACGTGGTGTCAGAAGCAGACAGAGGGCTATCAAGGCGTCAGTGTGACTGACCTGAGCTCATCGTGGACCAGCGGCCTGGCCTTCTGCGCTCTTATCCACCGCTTCAGATCACACCTCAT TGATTATGATTCCCTTAACGAAGAAGACTCTGCTAAAAATGTCCAGCTGGCATTTGACACAGCGGAAAAGGAGTTTGGCATCAAGCCGTTCACTACGGGCAAGGAGCTAGCATCCGGCCAAGAGCCAGACAAGAACAGCATGGTGACCTACCTGTCCAAATTCTACGAGCTCTTCAGGGGAACGCCTCTGCCATCTTCAG attcaAGAAGAGAAATAGGGGGAAATAATGAGGAATGCACTGAAAAAGCTTCTCAACCTGTTTATAGATCAATGAGCTTTACACAGCCGCGAAAACGGATCCCAAAG GATGACAAAAAGGTGGAAGATAATGATTCTTTTTTCAAAAGAAGACGGAGGACAGTCTGCAGTTTTTTGGAACAG GAAAACAATGTCTCTGGTCAAAACACAGCATCTGAGAGGCAGGAACTGAAAGAGAATAAAGTCAAATTCATGGCTTCCCAGCTGCTGGCGAAGTTTGAGGAGAGCACTCCAAGCTGCACTCTGCGTAGGCAG AGGAAAGTGCAGACAGAAAACACTAGAGAGTTTCGTAGAAAAAGCATAAAGGAGAAAGCCGTCCACCTGAGCTCTCTGTTCTCTGGTAACAACATTGTCCCACGTCAG CCTGAGGTACAGCCTCCTAAAAAAGACATTCAGAGAGACTCAGTGAATGGGTCACATATG TTAAGTAGTAATAGGAGCACCTCGAGTCTTACctgtgaaaaagaaacagagatgaCTCAGTGGAAAAGAGATAGAAATATTAAGACTTTTAAGAAG ACTGCAATCAACCTTCCTCATTCCAGCTCACTTTTACCTCCATCACAATGTTCTCCTACTTCCTCCTGTTCATTCCCATCCAG CAAACCTCAGCACTTAGGGATGCTGCTTTCTAAAAGAGATACTAAAGGAGAAACAGAGAATAACTCACATGTG CGCACTGTTGGGAAAGTGTCTCTGGTGGTAGAAGCTCGGGCTGAAAGGCTGCTTACTCTCTATGAGAACGATCACAGGCCCAAAGACGCCTGTTTAACCTCACCG GGTTCCTTGAGGAGGGAATTCCCCCAGAGCTTGGGTGATGTGTGTTATGCATGCAAGAAGCGGGTGTACGTGGTGGAGCGCTTGAGTGCCGAGGGGCTGTTCTTCCACAGAGAGTGTTTCCGCTGTGATACCTGTAGCGCTCCTTTATGTCAGGGCGGACAGGCTTTCGACTCAGAACAGG GAAAGCTGTATTGCAAGCTCCATTTCTCTCAGCGTAAATGTGCTATAAAGCGCGGCAGGATGTTGGAGCCACAGATG CCATCTGAAAGCACCACCCAGAAAAGTGCATCTCCGAGTCCAGCCGAGAGTGACAGCAGCTCTGCGCAGTCTCCAGGTACTCTGTCCTCTGTGCTGAGGAGAAGCCTGCTCTGGCCGCTGCACGTGAGCCGGGCTGTGTGTGCTACGCCGCGTCGTGTTTGTAACTGGCTGGGTGGGAAAGCTCAGGCTCTGGGCCAGCACCTCAGGGAAAACGCAGATGACTACACCATCCTGTACGAGCTGCTGAGCGTGGGGGTGCCCCTGCTCGTGGCACTCTATGAAATCCTGCTGCAGATGCATGCCGAGACCGGACCTCTCGACCTGCAGCCCCTGCAGCAGTGGCTCGAGCAGCACCTGGGCCGTGGGTTCCTCACGTAG
- the mical2a gene encoding F-actin-monooxygenase mical2b isoform X10: protein MGEMEDEKSQAGRMFETFIQASTCKSTLQAFNVMCTYLELDPLEHDSFYSSLKSRLTCWKAKALWSKLDKRASHKEYKKGEACVGTKCLIIGGGPCGLRTAIELAFLGAKVVVIEKRDTFSRNNVLHLWPFTIHDLRGLGAKKFYGKFCAGAIDHISIRQLQLMLLKIALILGVEFHINVEFVKLLEPPEDQENEGPGWKAEIRPSDHPIADFDFDVVVGADGRRNTLEGFRRKEFRGKLAIAITANFINRNTTAEAKVEEISGVAFIFNQKFFQDLRQETGIDLENIVYYKDNTHYFVMTAKKQSLLDKGVIIHDYIDTEALLSSDNVNQEALLCYAREAADYATHYQLPTLEYAMNHLDQPDVAMFDFTCMYASENAALVRERFGHQLLVALVGDSLLEPFWPMGTGCARGFLAAFDTAWMIKSWAQGRGPLEVLAERESLYRLLPQTTPENIAKNFDQYTIDPGTRYPNLNSNCVRPHQVRNYYMCGELKTCSLERAATIRRPVNLARRESEIRPSRLLTWCQKQTEGYQGVSVTDLSSSWTSGLAFCALIHRFRSHLIDYDSLNEEDSAKNVQLAFDTAEKEFGIKPFTTGKELASGQEPDKNSMVTYLSKFYELFRGTPLPSSDSRREIGGNNEECTEKASQPVYRSMSFTQPRKRIPKDDKKVEDNDSFFKRRRRTVCSFLEQENNVSGQNTASERQELKENKVKFMASQLLAKFEESTPSCTLRRQLTANFLSPPRPPSLDLTELPLFIKPRKKTPPPPPPKKQIQPSACSAPLLPFPFNIPRRDCQNLTHPLHAPHSRSHSKPTDTHVQPTSHSEKPEADHAASCHSAILTMRAMLQRLQRVEEQISQRKVQTENTREFRRKSIKEKAVHLSSLFSGNNIVPRQPEVQPPKKDIQRDSVNGSHMLSSNRSTSSLTCEKETEMTQWKRDRNIKTFKKTAINLPHSSSLLPPSQCSPTSSCSFPSSKPQHLGMLLSKRDTKGETENNSHVVTPGSGGSLLWDSLLRPCSLGN, encoded by the exons TGCTTGATAATCGGAGGAGGACCCTGTGGTCTGCGTACTGCTATAGAGCTGGCTTTCCTTGGTGCCAAAGTAGTGGTGATCGAGAAGAGAGACACATTTTCCAGGAACAATGTTCTGCACCTGTGGCCCTTCACCATCCATGACCTCAGAGGCCTGGGGGCTAAGAAGTTTTACGGCAAGTTCTGTGCGGGCGCCATAGACCACATCA GTATTCGGCAACTCCAGCTCATGCTCCTGAAGATTGCGCTGATTTTGGGGGTTGAGTTCCACATCAATGTGGAGTTTGTAAAGCTTCTGGAGCCTCCAGAAGACCAGGAAAACGAGG GGCCTGGTTGGAAGGCGGAGATCCGGCCATCAGATCATCCTATAGCTGACTTTGATTTCGATGTTGTGGTCGGGGCTGATGGGAGACGAAACACACTTGAAG GTTTCAGACGGAAGGAGTTCCGCGGGAAACTGGCCATCGCCATTACAGCCAACTTTATCAACAGGAACACGACAGCAGAGGCCAAAGTGGAGGAAATCAGTGGCGTGGCCTTCATCTTCAACCAGAAGTTCTTCCAGGACCTCAGACAGGAGACgg GCATTGACTTGGAGAACATTGTGTACTACAAAGACAACACGCACTACTTCGTCATGACGGCTAAAAAGCAGAGTCTTCTGGATAAGGGAGTCATCATTCAT GATTATATCGACACGGAGGCTCTGCTCAGCAGTGACAACGTGAACCAGGAGGCTCTGCTATGCTATGCACGGGAGGCTGCTGACTACGCCACGCATTACCAGCTGCCCACACTGGAGTACGCCATGAATCACCTCGACCAGCCAGATGTAGCCATGTTCGACTTTACCTGTATGTATGCCTCAGAAAACGCCGCACTGGTCAGAGAGAGGTTTGGACATCAGCTGCTGGTGGCACTGGTGGGAGATAGTCTGCTGGAG CCTTTCTGGCCCATGGGTACAGGGTGTGCCCGTGGCTTCTTGGCAGCCTTTGATACAGCCTGGATGATCAAGAGCTGGGCACAGGGCAGAGGGCCACTGGAAGTGCTAGCTGAGAG GGAGAGTCTTTACCGACTGCTACCTCAAACAACACCTGAAAATATCGCCAAGAACTTCGATCAGTACACCATAGATCCTGGAACACGTTATCCCAACCTCAACTCCAACTGTGTCAGACCACACCAG GTCCGTAACTATTACATGTGCGGTGAACTGAAGACCTGCTCCTTGGAACGAGCTGCTACCATACGGCGCCCAGTTAATCTGGCACGACGAG AATCTGAgatcaggcccagcaggttgcTGACGTGGTGTCAGAAGCAGACAGAGGGCTATCAAGGCGTCAGTGTGACTGACCTGAGCTCATCGTGGACCAGCGGCCTGGCCTTCTGCGCTCTTATCCACCGCTTCAGATCACACCTCAT TGATTATGATTCCCTTAACGAAGAAGACTCTGCTAAAAATGTCCAGCTGGCATTTGACACAGCGGAAAAGGAGTTTGGCATCAAGCCGTTCACTACGGGCAAGGAGCTAGCATCCGGCCAAGAGCCAGACAAGAACAGCATGGTGACCTACCTGTCCAAATTCTACGAGCTCTTCAGGGGAACGCCTCTGCCATCTTCAG attcaAGAAGAGAAATAGGGGGAAATAATGAGGAATGCACTGAAAAAGCTTCTCAACCTGTTTATAGATCAATGAGCTTTACACAGCCGCGAAAACGGATCCCAAAG GATGACAAAAAGGTGGAAGATAATGATTCTTTTTTCAAAAGAAGACGGAGGACAGTCTGCAGTTTTTTGGAACAG GAAAACAATGTCTCTGGTCAAAACACAGCATCTGAGAGGCAGGAACTGAAAGAGAATAAAGTCAAATTCATGGCTTCCCAGCTGCTGGCGAAGTTTGAGGAGAGCACTCCAAGCTGCACTCTGCGTAGGCAG CTTACCGCAAATTTTCTGAGCCCTCCGAGACCGCCATCACTCGATCTGACAGAACTCCCACTCTTCATAAAACCTAGGAAGAAAAccccaccacctccacctcctaaAAAACAG aTCCAGCCATCAGCCTGCTCAGCTCCTCTCCTCCCTTTTCCCTTTAACATCCCTCGGCGTGACTGCCAAAATCTCACCCACCCTCTTCACGCTCCACACTCACGCTCACACTCTAAGCCTACCGACACACACGTGCAACCCACCTCACACTCAGAGAAACCAGAAGCAGACCACGCTGCATCCTGTCACTCTGCCATACTGACCATGAGAGCAATGCTGCAGCGTCTGCAGAGAGTGGAGGAGCAGATCAGCCAG AGGAAAGTGCAGACAGAAAACACTAGAGAGTTTCGTAGAAAAAGCATAAAGGAGAAAGCCGTCCACCTGAGCTCTCTGTTCTCTGGTAACAACATTGTCCCACGTCAG CCTGAGGTACAGCCTCCTAAAAAAGACATTCAGAGAGACTCAGTGAATGGGTCACATATG TTAAGTAGTAATAGGAGCACCTCGAGTCTTACctgtgaaaaagaaacagagatgaCTCAGTGGAAAAGAGATAGAAATATTAAGACTTTTAAGAAG ACTGCAATCAACCTTCCTCATTCCAGCTCACTTTTACCTCCATCACAATGTTCTCCTACTTCCTCCTGTTCATTCCCATCCAG CAAACCTCAGCACTTAGGGATGCTGCTTTCTAAAAGAGATACTAAAGGAGAAACAGAGAATAACTCACATGTG GTTACTCCTGGCTCTGGTGGCTCTCTACTGTGGGACAGTCTGCTCCGCCCTTGTAGTTTGGGTAACTAA